The genomic stretch GGTCGGTTGAATGTTTTACAAAACTTCGTCCCTTCTTTGGCGACTGCCTTAAAAAGATGCAGGAACTCAGGCACCTTGACCTGGAAAGCAGGAAGGGAAAGGCGCCCGGGGGATATAACTGCCCGCTGGCCGAAAGCGGCGCCCCCTTTATTTTCATGAATGCCGCCGGGCAGATGCAGGATGTGACCACCATGCTGCATGAAGGCGGCCATGCGATACATTCGTTTCTTGCCCATCCGCTGGAACTGAATGGTTTTAAGGAATACCCCATGGAGATCGCGGAAGTGGCCAGCATGGCCATGGAACTGATGAGTATGGAGGAATGGGAAACATTCTTTACCGGACCGGAAGACCTGAAACGGGCAAAAGAACATCAACTGGAAAGAGTGATCACCATTTTCCCCTGGATCGCCATCATAGATAAATTCCAGCACTGGGTCTATGAAAATCCTTTGCATACGCATGATCAACGTACTGCCCGGTGGAATGAGATCCTGAAAGAATTCCAGGATGATGTGATCGACTACAGCGGACTGGAAACATTCCGGAGCAACAGTTGGCAACGCCAGTTGCATTTATTTGAAGTACCCTTTTATTATATAGAATATGGCATCGCCCAGTTAGGCGCCATTGGCATGTGGATGCAGTTTAAAGAAAACAAAGAACTGGCATTGGACAATTACTGCAGGGCCCTTGCACTGGGCGGCACCAAAACACTGCCGCAGCTTTTTGAAACAGCCGGGTTAAACTTTGATTTCAGCCCCGAAAGGATAAAGGTGCTGATGGAGTTTGTAAAAAGCCAGATGAAATAAGCCTGTTATTTGCACGCATCACAGGTACCGCTGATCACCACATCTGTCTGCCGTTGTTTAAACCCTTTGGGCAGTTTTACTTCCGGTATAGTTACATGATCCAGGCAAATGGTCTTGTCGCAAACATCACAAATGAAATGTACATGGTCATCGTGATGGTGACCTGCTTCGCAATTATCCTTACACAGGGCGTATAGTATGGAGTTGTCGGTAGTAGGTATGTTATGAATGATGCCTTTCTCCACAAAGGTCTGCAGGGTACGGTAAACAGTGACCCGGTCAAAGGAAGCATCGGTATCTTTCTCTATATCGGCATGGGCAAGCGCCCCTTCGCTTTTTAAAAAAAGTTCCAGGATTTTTTTGCGGCCGTCCGTCACGCTGAGCTGGTTTCTTTTTAATATGTCCAATAACTGGTCCATAAAACATTAATTCGGTGTATTGCTGAACCCGTTCATAAACCGTTTGGTCGTTACTTTTTCCTTGAGCAGGCCCTTAATATCAGTTATCATTTTATCTACTTCTTCATTATTCAACCCGTCATAAACCATCCCTCTTACCCGGCCCAGTTTATCTACCAGGGCAAAAAACTGGGTATGTATGAACTGGTCCTGTATCTGGATTGAATCGGGTTTCCCATTGTCGATACCATACGCCTGCCTCGCCATCCTGTAAAGCGCTGTTTTATCTCCTGTAACGAAATGCCAGTTCAGGTTTGTGGTTTGAACTTTGCTCACGGCGCCCTGCGGGTGACCTGCGGCCGGTTCGTATTCAATTTTATACGATCCATCTTCTTTCTTTACCAATTTACCATTGATCATCTTTTCCTCATACGCTTTCAGGAGCGGCACCGAATCGGTTTCCGGCATGCAGGTGTGGGAAAGGATCATAAAACCCGGTTCATCTTTAAAAGCATCATACACACGCCGCATGTTTGCATTCATCTTGGGACAGATCCCTTTGCAGGTGGTAAAAAAATATTCAGCCACATATACTTTTTCCTCCGTTTCCCGCTGCGAAATGGTTTTACCATCCTGGTTCACAAAGGAAAAATCACCGACATTGCTGTTGCGTACAACCAGGTTTGACTTTGAAAAATCGTAATCCCTGAACAACGCCAGGTAAAAGCCGCCCAGCAACAAAACGAAAAAGGTCACGTATATCAGCCACTTCTTACTCATGTGAACTCATTTGCAGCAAATTTACAACCCTTTCATTTAGCACGGCCGTCCTGGATATAATATTTGCAACATTATTGCATTTTTATTAATTTTGCCCTTCATATGAATATTAAACTGAACTGGGATGCCATGGGAATTGCCACGTCCGTTGCCTGTGCCATTCACTGTGCTTTACTGCCGGTACTGATGTCAACACTGCCTGTGTTCGGCATCAACATCATCCACAATATATTTTTTGAGTGGGGCATGATCATCCTGGCATTTGCAGTTGGCTCCTACTCGCTTTTTCATGGTTTTATCAAACACCACCGCTCCTTGTTACCGGTTTTGATCTTTACGAACGGTTTTATTTTCCTGGTACTTAAACAGTTCTTAACCCGGCTTGAAATTCCCTTTCTGCTGATCGCCGTTGTTTTTATCATCAGTGCTCATTTTTACAATTACCGTTTGTGCCACCGGAGCAAATGTACTTCCCCGCACCATAAGCACTAAGGGCTGCCGGTTTATTCATTCATTGCCGATTCTTTATATTTATGATTCAATCTGACTAATTATGAAGAAGTTTTCCCTGCTTTTCATCATGCTGTTTTACTTATTCAATATTTCATCCGCCCAATCACCGGACGAAACCATTATCCGCTCTGAAATTGAAAAGCAGCGCCTGGCCTGGAATAAAGGAGATATTGAAAGCTTTATGGGGACGTACTGGCAAAATGATTCCTTAATGTTCATCGGCAAAAGCGGGGTTACCTATGGCTGGCAAAACACCCTTAACAATTATAAAAGAGGCTATCCCGATACGGCTGCCATGGGCAAACTGGACTTTGATATACTGCAGGTAAAACCGCTTTCTGACACATACTTTTTCGTGGTGGGCAAATGGCACCTCACCCGGAGTATAGGTAATGCCGGCGGACACTTCACGTTGCTCTTCAGAAAGATGGAAGAATAAATGGGTGATCGTGGCCGACCACAGCAGCTGATCATAATTTCCACTTGCGCCGGAGGTGAATGATGAGGGCGATGAGGCTGCCAAGAAAGAATGCATAGTACAGGTAATTTTTCCAGGAAGGGCTGTCATCAAAAAAAGCATACCCTTTATAAATGCCAATAAAGACATTCACCATCATCCATAACAAAACAATGGATATGGTCTGCAATATCGTGACCAGGAAAGCCCGGGTTTCATCCTCCATTCCCATAGCAGCCATTTTTATTGAAACGCCGCATTAAAAGTAGCATTAATGCCGGATCATTTCAGCAGCATTTTTTTAAACCTCGCACTGTCGCCGTTGAATACATTAAAGTCCACATACGCATTCACGCCATCCACCCTTCCGCTCTCATTGTGCTGCCAAAAACTCCAGCTGCGCTTTATGCGGGGTTTGTCTTTTACAAGGTAGTGAGCGATCCACAACGGGTACTCATCAAATTTTCCATCCAGGAAGTTTTCGTAAAAATCAATATTAGTGTAAATGATGGGTTTTACTTTGTACTGTTTTTCAATCATCATCAGCCAGTCCTTTGCCCGTTGCTGTATCTCTGCAACCGAAGCCCCGTTGGTGGCCTCAATATCCAGCACCGGTGGCAGGTCTCCTTTCGCAAGTGAGACCGTAGCTATAAAATTCTCAGCCTGCGCCTTGCCGCTTTTGGATGGAATGAAGAAATGATAGGCCCCTCTTGGCATGTTTGCTTCCTTTGCATTGAACCAGTTTTGCCGGAAACTGTTATCCACCCTTCCCAATCCTTCGGTGGCTTTTATAAAGGCAAAGCCGATCTTCACCTGCTTGTCCCGCATCGCCTTGACGGCTTCCCAGTCAATGTTCTTTTGATAACGGCTTACGTCAATACCATGAATGGCATAACTGGCGGGCAGGTCAATATCAAAAGCAGGATAGCGTACAAATTTTGGTCTGCGCAAAGCGCCGGTAACGTAATAAACCAACACAGCGGTTGCCATCAGAAGCAACAGCAGCAACACGATGAACCGGGAAAGGGACTTTTTTTTCTTTTTTGCCAAGCGAGGGTTTTACAGGCAAATTTGCAGAAAAGAAATTTTACCGGCCTGCTAAAGTTTTAATAAAACATTTTGCAACAGATCACCGGGATCATGCACAGGCAATTCCCGTTAGATAAACCGGTTTACTTCACCAGTTTTTTCACAAATACAACCTTCTTGCCGGCCACCACAGTAAAAATATACTGGCCCGCAGCTAAATAGGCCGATGGTATTTCAAGATACTCCGATCCGTTCAGCAGTGAAAAGGACTTATTGTATATCAACTGCCCGGCCATGTTATGCAACCGGATGGCGACAACGGGACTTGTAAAATTGCGCAGGTAAACATAAAACCGGTCCGCTACCGGGTTCGGATATACCTGCACTACATTCTGCCCGGTTACCGCATCCGCTGTCTTTTTTGTTGTATTGTTCCGGGTAACAAGCCAATAATCGGGATCGACCAGGACCGTATCGGCAACAAAGCCTATGTTTCTCAGGAACACTTCATCATTCACCTTGTTGTCTACCACAATGGTCTTTTCCTGTGATGCATTCTTGAATTTCAGGGCAACCGGCAGGTCAAAAAACTTACCGAAGTATGTGAAGTCGTCTGGCTCATCCTGACCTTTACATAGCTGCTTCCTATTTGCGACCATTCCACTTTATAGGAAGGGTAACCCTGCCCTTCAAACCAGTCTTTGAAAAATTTGCTGAGGTCCAGCCCGCTTTCTGCTTCCAGGTTCCGTTGCAGGTCGGTTGTTTTTGCAAAACCATAGATCACAGCAGGATCACTCTGGTACTTGCGTATGGCACGGAAAAAAACTTCATCACCCAGTTTCCAGCGCAGCATATACAGCAGGTAGGATCCTTTATTATAACTCAGCCTTCCGCTGAATATCCGTCCTACATTGCTTGTGTCATCTACTTTAACAGAACCGCCGGTTGCCGATGTGATATTGTTAACCACCGACCGCCGGTTGGCAATGGTATTGGCCGGGTACTTATTTTCCATGTACATGGCAGCAAGGTGCGTTGCAAAACCTTCGTTGAGCCAGATATCTTCCCAGGAGGCGCAGGTGATCTTATCCCCGAACCATTGGTGTCCGAGTTCGTGAGCAGACAGGCTTTCGTTTATAGAAACCAAAAAACTGGCCGTTTGGTGCTCCATCCCGCCTCCCCAGCCAAACTGCACATGGCCGTATTTCTCTTTGATGAAAGGATAATCGCCGAATATGCCGTGGAAATATTTGATCGCATCCAGTACATTTTGTGTACCATTCTGAAAAGAGGCAAGGCTTTCGGGGTAGCAATAGGTTTGCATGGGCAGGTTAACCGCACCCAACTGAACGGAATTAATGAACACGGCATAATTGGTAACTGCAAAACAAACCAGGTACGAAGCAATGGGATACCGGTGCTTCCAGTAAGCCACTTTTTTTGTTCCGCCGGCGATCAATGTTTCGCCCTGCAGCAATCCATTGGACGCTGCCTTAAATGCCGCTGGGTTTGTAATGATGATGTCTATTGAATCGGCCTTATCGTCCAGCCCGTTCTTGCAGGGCCACCAGTCACGGCTGCCGTAGGGCTCACTCAGGGTCCATATCACAGGAACTGCTCCATGCGTGGTTTGCACAAAAGAACCGAAACCGGTATTGGCCGGCGGGCCCTTATAATAAATACTTACCGAATCAAGCGTTCCGGCATTTACCGGTGCCGGGAAATTTACCTGGAGCAGGTTGCCGGCATGTGACCTGGAAAGAAGGGTATTCCGTTGCCTGACACTATCCACGTTCAAACTGTTCATCAGGTCGAATGAAATGGAACTGGCCGCAGAAGTGATCACATAATATACCGTTACTTTCCCGGTGATATAATAAACGGCCGGGTCCACTTCCCACTCACAACGGTAATACTTCACATCAAAATTAGCCGAGGCAAGCGTTCCGTTGATAATATTCAGTCCTTCATAATGTTTCTTTTCCTGTACGGATATTTCAGCTGCCGGATTGTAATTATTTTCCTGCACCTGGGCCTGTACATTAAAACCAGCCAGTAAAAACACGATAGAAAATATACGCATATGCAACTATTATTAAATGTTTGTATGAACAGGTATGAATGAAGTTCCTAATTTTTTGTGAAAGGGCAATAATAAGGAAGGCAAACCGTTTTTACGAAAGCCCGTTTTTAATTGCATACCTTATGACGCTTACAGGCAAGAACGAAAAAAAAACCGCTGCAGTATCAAAGTCAATTTTGATACTTTTTTTTGCGCTGTGTACCGGGTTCATCGCCCGTGCCAATCATGTGTACGACACTTCCAGAAAGCTATTGCTGGCCTCGGTTGATAAAAATGAAAAAGCCGGTTATATTAACATCGGATCGAATGTGGTGTTTCCCGATGTGCTGACCGGTAATGAAGCAGAATCCCTCGGTTACATTGAAAAATTCTCTGAGAACAGAAGGGCTTATGTCATCCGTACTTACAACCGCGGAAAAAAATATTTTCCCAAAGTAAGTGCCATCCTGAAGAAATACGACCTGCCCGATGAACTGAAAATGCTCATAGCCCTCGAAAGCGCCTTTAATGCCAATGCTGTCTCAAAAGCCGGCGCTGTAGGTTACTGGCAGTTCATGGATGAAGTGGCAAGGGAATATGGCCTGAAATACGTTCCCAAACACAGGATCGTTACAAAGAAAGTGACCGTAAAAGGAAAGAAGCAGCTGAAAAAGGTGATTGTAAAAAGGCAGCCTGCCGGAAGAGATGACCGGAAGAATTTCAACAAATCAACCCACGCTGCTGCCCGCTACCTGAAAGACCGAAGCCGCAACCTAGATAATAACCTGCTTTTGATGGTGGCCAGTTACAATTGTGGTGTAGGCAATGTATGGGAAGCCATAAAAAAAACCGGGAAGGCTGATCCCGATTTCTGGGATATAAAAGATCACCTGCCTGCCGAAACAAGGGCATATGTGATGAACTTCATTACATTGAACGTGCTTTTTCACAACTACGATAAATTCACCGGGAACAACCTCAATTTCACCCCGGCCAGGATCAGGATCGACAACATGGAAACCCATATGACGGAAGCGCTTGATGAAGCAAGCAATGAAAAATGACCTGTTTCCATTAAGGCATTTTCTCCTCATTCATTTTCTTATTGTTGTTATTTAACCCGGATCCTTAACCAAGTAACCCAATCGGCTTACCTTTGTTCAATGCCCCGATTCAACTGGAACGATAGTACAAACCTGTTACGTAAACTCACTTTCAGGCGTTTCACAAATGGCATGAAGGTACTCAGCAGTTTTTATGCAAGCCGTTTGCTGAACAGGCCCGTACAGTGGGGCTATCCCGTTTCCATTTCGTTTGAACCTACCACCAGTTGCAACCTGCGCTGCCCCGAATGCCCCAGTGGTTTACGGCAGTTCACCCGGCCCACAGGTATGCTGCAAAATGATTTTTTCAGGCAGACCATTGATGAGATCCATACCGAATTACTCTACCTTATTTTTTATTTCCAGGGGGAGCCCTACCTGAACCCGGAATTTTTAAACATGGTGAAATACGCCAGCGATAAAAAGATCTATACCGCCACCTCCACCAATGCCCATTACCTTACCGACGAAGTGGCGAAAAAACGGTGGAAAGCGGTTTGGACCGCCTGATCATATCCATTGACGGCACTACGCAGGATGTGTACCAGCAGTACCGGGTGGGGGGCAACCTGGAAAAGGTGCTGGAAGGTGCAAAGAACATCATGAAATGGAAAAAGGAATTAAAGCGCAAAACGCCTTTTGTTTTCTTCCAGTTCCTGGTGGTAAAACCCAATGAACACCAGGTGGAAGATATTAAACGCCTTGCCAGGGAAGTGGGGGTGGATGAGGTTCGTTTTAAAACGGCCCAGGTATATGAGTACGAAACCGACCCCAACAACCTGATACCAACCATGGATAAATACAGCCGCTATAAAAAAAATGCCGATGGCAGCTATACAGCAAAGAACCGGCTCACCAACCGCTGCTGGAAACTGCAGCATGCCAATGTGATCACCTGGGATGGCCTGGTGGTGCCCTGCTGTTTTGATAAAGACGCCACACACCAACTGGGCAACCTGAAAACGCAGTCTTTTAAGGAGATCTGGCATAATGCTAATTACAGGCAGTTCCGGAATGAACTGATGAAAAGCCGGAAAAATATTGATATTTGTGCCAATTGCAGCGAAGGGGTTTCTGTATGGAAAGATTAAAATGCTGACATTTGCATTTTCCCAGCTATGCCATCAACATTCAATAACCGCCTCCGGCAGATAATTTTACTCCTTGTCATTATCCTGCTTGCCATTTTGCTGCTGAACCAGCTTTTTATTTTTTTACCGGGTTTTTTGGGCGCCATTACCCTGTACATCCTGCTGCGGGATAGTTTTTATTACCTGACCATCAAAAAACGGTGGAAAAAAACCGGTACAGCGGTCCTGTTCATCCTGGGCAGCCTGGTGGTGATCGCCCTGCCGCTTTATTTTTCCATCCGGCTCATCTCTTCTGAACTGTCGGTCATTTTAAATAACCCCACCGAGTTGATAGCCGATGCAAAGATCGTGGGACAAAAGATATTTGATGTCACCGGTATCCAGTTAATGAACGAACAGAATATTTTAACATTTCAGAAACAGGCAGCGGCCATTATTCCTTCTTTACTTAACAGTTCTGCCGCTATTCTCAGTAATTTTGCCGTTATGTTTTTCCTGATGTATTTCCTGCTGGCGAACGGAAGGGAAGTTGAGCGGTTTCTTGACCGCTTTATCCCCCTGAAAGAAGAGAATATTGATATGCTGAGCCAGGAAACAAAGAACATGATCCGGGCAAATGCCATCGGGATACCCGTGCTGGCTATCATACAAGGTATTATTGCCACCATCGGTTACTGGATATTCGGGGTAAAGGATTTTGGCCTGTGGGGATTTCTGACCGGTGTTTTTTCCATGGTTCCCATCGTGGGCAGCGCTGTTATCTGGGCGCCATTGACCGCTTATTTATTTGCCATTGATAAAACAGGTCATGCCGTCGGCCTGCTCATCTATGCCGTGGTGCTTATCTCCAATATTGATTACGTGATAAGACTTACCCTGCTGAGGAAGTTCATGGATGTGCATCCGCTGATCACCGTGTTTGGAGTGATCGTTGGCCTGGGCCTGTTCGGTTTTTGGGGCGTGATCTTCGGGCCGCTGCTTATCAGCTATTTTATTATTTTGATCAGGATATACATGAATGAATTTGGCAAACCGGCCAACGCTTCTTAGCGTCACCGGTCTTGCCGCATACCTATACATTATGGGCATCGAAAAAGACATCAGCCAGCAATCGTTCCGGAACGATCATCAAAAAGGGATCATCAATCTCATCTACACCTACAACTGGGTGAATGAAAAGATGAAAGCCTTTTTTGAAAAAGAGGGGATCACCGGTCAGCAGTTCAATATCCTCCGCATACTGAGAGGTGCCGGGGCCCCGATCTCCACCCTGCAGATCAGGGAACGCATGCTGGATAAAATGAGCGATACCAGCCGTATTGTTGACCGGCTTGTACTGAAGGGACTTGCACAGAAAAATATATGCAAGAATGACAAGCGCCTGGTGGATGTAAGCATTACCGCAAAAGGAAAAAAACTTTTGGGAAAAATAGACGGACACGAAAAAGAGATGGATTCCATATTCGGCAACCTCTCCGAAGCCGAAGCCGGCCAGCTGAATAAACTTTTGGATAAGATCCGTCAATAACTGTAAATACGATCCATGAAATCTTTCTTTCCTCTTTTACTTGTTGCTTGTTGCTTAGTGCCTGTTGCTGCTGCTGCCCAGGCAAAGCCGGAGTTCCGCGGTGTGTGGGTGGCTACGGTTGATAATATCGACTGGCCGTCAAAAGGCAATTATAATTCCGATTCGCAAAAAGTGGAATTCATAAAATTGCTGGACATGCACCAGCGCAATGGCATGAATGCGATGATCGTTCAGATCAGGCCTGTTACGGATGCCTTTTATCCGTCGCAGTATGAACCCTGGAGTGAATTCCTTACCGGCAGGCAGGGACAACCGCCGATGCCGTATTACGATCCGCTGGAATTCATGATCTCCGAAACCCACAAACGGGGAATGGAATTTCACGCATGGATGAATCCTTACCGGGCCGTTTTCAATATCAACACCTCTTCCATTGCTGCAAACCACATTACCCGGATCCATCCCGAATGGTTCCTTACCTATGGTGACAAAAGATATTTTGACCCGGGAAGTAAGGAAGTGCAGCAGTATGTGACCAATGTGGTAAAAGATGTGGTGAACCGCTATGCCGTGGATGCCATTCATTTTGATGACTATTTTTACCCGTACCGCATAGCGGGAAAAGAATTTCCGGACAATGCGAATTTCCTTCGTTATGGCAACGGCATGATAAAAGACGACTGGAGAAGAAGCAATGTGGATTCAATAATATGGATGCTCAGTACTGCCATAAAAAAAGAAAATCCCAAATGCCAGTTCGGGATCAGTCCCTTTGGCGTATGGCGTAACGAAGACAAGGATCCCGTTAACGGCAGCAAAACTAATGGCGCCCAAACCAATTACGACGACCTGTATGCCGACATATTATTGTGGCTCCGGAATGGATGGATAGATTATGTAGCGCCCCAGCTCTATTGGGAATTCGGGCATAGGATCGCCCCTTATGAAATTCTGCTCGACTGGTGGAGCAAACATACCTACGGCAGGAACTGCTATATCGGCCTGGGTATATACCGGGCCAACAGCAACAGCGCCTGGAAAGACATTACCCAACTGCCCCGGCAGATAGAAGCCTTGCGCAGCACTCCCAACATACAGGGTATGATCTTCTTCAGCAGCAGATCGTTCAATAATAATCCCAATGGCTGGAGCGATCGTTTGCGCCTGGATTATTTTAAAGAGCCGGCAAAGACCCCGGAAATGAACTGGATAAACAGCAGCAGGTGATGATCTGCGGCTGTTATGCCAATTTCATTTTATCTACCTTTGTTATTCTTAATGGATCATTTTTAATTCTTAATTATATTTTATGCCCGGTTACGAAACATGGAGCGACGCAGAACGCAAAGAAGTAAATGACGTGCTGGAAACAGGCATCCTCATGCGTTATGGTTTTGATGGCCCCCGCAAAGGAATATGGAAGGCCAAAGAGCTGGAAGAAGCCATTTGCCAGACCTTTGGCTGCAAACATGCACAACTGGTAAGCAGCGGAACCGCCGCACTGACAACCGCCATGAGTGCATTGGGCATTGGGTATGGCGACGAAGTGATATTGCCCTCGTTTACATTTGTGGCCAGTTTTGAAGCGGTGTTAAGTGTGGGTGCTGTTCCTGTTTTTGCAGATGTGGATGACTGTTTAACGCTTAACCCGGATGCGGTGCGTAATGCCATTACATCAAAGACAAAATGCGTAATGCCCGTGCACATGTGCGGCAGCATGGCGGATATGGATGCATTACAATCGATCTGCAGGGAGCATAAGCTGCTCTTGCTGGAAGATGCCTGCCAGAGCATTGGTGGCTCCTATAAAGGAAAAAAGCTGGGTACCATCGGCGATGCCGGCACCTTTAGTTTTGATTTCGTAAAAACCATCACCTGTGCCGAAGGGGGTGTGGTAATGACCAACCGGGAAGATGTTTATATCCACAGCGATGGGTACACCGATCATGGCCACGACCACAAAGGCGTTGACCGTGGCGCAGACCTTCATCCTTTCATCGGCTATAATTTCCGCATCAGTGAATTGCATGCTGCTGTAGGCCTGGCACAGATAAAGAAGCTGGATGATTTCCTGGCCACCCAGAAAAAAAATCATGCCGCATTAAAAGATATGCTTTCAACGGTACCGGAAATTTCATTCCGCCGGATACCGGATCCAGCCGGCGACAGCTGCACTTTCTTAAGCTGGTTCCTTCCAACCGAAGAAATAACAAGGGCGGTGGTGGCTGAAATGAAGGCACAGAATATTTTAGCCGGTAATTTTTACTGGTACGATAACAACTGGCATTATATCCGCAAATGGGATCACCTCAAAAATTCTGTTACACTAAACACCCTGCATCCTGAGCTTAAAGCAGCTGTCATGCATCATGCCAGCAAAGATTTCAGCGCCAGCGATGCCGTCATGGGCCGCTGTGTTTCTACTGCCATCGGTCTGTTATGGACAGAAGAGCAATTGAAAACAAAAGGCGAACAAATGGTGAATGTGATCAGGAAAGTATTAAGCCAGCAAAAGACCTTTGCCTAACCATATTAAAACGGGTTTACGGCATTGGGCTTCTGCTCCAGGTAATCGTTGTATTGTAAAGAACCCAGCCTGAACCGAAACGGGATCTTCGTTACTTTTTCAAACTGCAATTCCTTTTTGCAGAAGAATCCAACGTTCTGCACATAAAAATCCGCCGCGATCACCCTGCAGAAGGCCGGGCTTAAACCAGCAGCTGCCGGGGAATAATTTATGAACACCTGTTCCTTATTTTCTTTGATCCTGAAATAATCCTTTACAATCTCTTTTTTCTTGCCTTTTTGAGGGTCAACAAGGGCATGGTCCCTCCCCCTAAATGATGATTTATCAGCGAATTGCTGGCAAAAACTGCCCTTTGCCACAAAAATCATGCAGAAAATCAAAATTTTAGCTTTTTTATACATTTTGCAACACGGTAACTCTGTAAATTTACGTTGTTATTGAAACCATAGATCGTCTATTTTTCTAATTACCGTAAAATTATTACCCTAAGAAGAACAAGCATATGGCCTTAAGTCAGGGACTATACCAGAAACAATTACAGAAACTATCCCCCCAGCAGATCCAACTGATGAAATTGCTGCAGGTTCCCACGGCATTACTGGAAGAAAGGATAAAGGAAGAAATGGAAGAAAACCCGGCTTTGGAAGAGGCGGAAGAAGGGCACGAGGATGAATATGATGAAACAAATGATGAGTTCAAAGACAAGGAAACCGAAGATGCCGAACTGGATGGCAGCGAGGATGAATATGATAATATAGACATTACTGAATACGTGAATGATGGCGATGATGAAGTGGGTGATTATAAACTGAAAGATGACAACTACCCCGAAATTGATGAAAGCCGGGTAATTCCCATCAAAGTAGAAAGAGGATTCAATGAGTTGATGCTTGAACAGCTGGGGATGCTCTCTTTAACGGAACAGCAGCAGCGGATCGCCGAGCAGATCATCGGTAACCTGGATGATGATGGTTACCTGAGGAGGGAATTTTCTGCGATCGTTGATGACCTTGCTTTCAGGCAGAATATCGAAACCTCGGAAGAAGAAATTGCCGGGCTGG from Chitinophagaceae bacterium encodes the following:
- a CDS encoding transcriptional repressor, which encodes MDQLLDILKRNQLSVTDGRKKILELFLKSEGALAHADIEKDTDASFDRVTVYRTLQTFVEKGIIHNIPTTDNSILYALCKDNCEAGHHHDDHVHFICDVCDKTICLDHVTIPEVKLPKGFKQRQTDVVISGTCDACK
- a CDS encoding SCO family protein, which gives rise to MSKKWLIYVTFFVLLLGGFYLALFRDYDFSKSNLVVRNSNVGDFSFVNQDGKTISQRETEEKVYVAEYFFTTCKGICPKMNANMRRVYDAFKDEPGFMILSHTCMPETDSVPLLKAYEEKMINGKLVKKEDGSYKIEYEPAAGHPQGAVSKVQTTNLNWHFVTGDKTALYRMARQAYGIDNGKPDSIQIQDQFIHTQFFALVDKLGRVRGMVYDGLNNEEVDKMITDIKGLLKEKVTTKRFMNGFSNTPN
- a CDS encoding MerC domain-containing protein; this translates as MNIKLNWDAMGIATSVACAIHCALLPVLMSTLPVFGINIIHNIFFEWGMIILAFAVGSYSLFHGFIKHHRSLLPVLIFTNGFIFLVLKQFLTRLEIPFLLIAVVFIISAHFYNYRLCHRSKCTSPHHKH
- a CDS encoding glycoside hydrolase family 25 protein, whose product is MAKKKKKSLSRFIVLLLLLLMATAVLVYYVTGALRRPKFVRYPAFDIDLPASYAIHGIDVSRYQKNIDWEAVKAMRDKQVKIGFAFIKATEGLGRVDNSFRQNWFNAKEANMPRGAYHFFIPSKSGKAQAENFIATVSLAKGDLPPVLDIEATNGASVAEIQQRAKDWLMMIEKQYKVKPIIYTNIDFYENFLDGKFDEYPLWIAHYLVKDKPRIKRSWSFWQHNESGRVDGVNAYVDFNVFNGDSARFKKMLLK
- a CDS encoding T9SS type A sorting domain-containing protein translates to MVDNKVNDEVFLRNIGFVADTVLVDPDYWLVTRNNTTKKTADAVTGQNVVQVYPNPVADRFYVYLRNFTSPVVAIRLHNMAGQLIYNKSFSLLNGSEYLEIPSAYLAAGQYIFTVVAGKKVVFVKKLVK
- a CDS encoding M1 family metallopeptidase, with amino-acid sequence MRIFSIVFLLAGFNVQAQVQENNYNPAAEISVQEKKHYEGLNIINGTLASANFDVKYYRCEWEVDPAVYYITGKVTVYYVITSAASSISFDLMNSLNVDSVRQRNTLLSRSHAGNLLQVNFPAPVNAGTLDSVSIYYKGPPANTGFGSFVQTTHGAVPVIWTLSEPYGSRDWWPCKNGLDDKADSIDIIITNPAAFKAASNGLLQGETLIAGGTKKVAYWKHRYPIASYLVCFAVTNYAVFINSVQLGAVNLPMQTYCYPESLASFQNGTQNVLDAIKYFHGIFGDYPFIKEKYGHVQFGWGGGMEHQTASFLVSINESLSAHELGHQWFGDKITCASWEDIWLNEGFATHLAAMYMENKYPANTIANRRSVVNNITSATGGSVKVDDTSNVGRIFSGRLSYNKGSYLLYMLRWKLGDEVFFRAIRKYQSDPAVIYGFAKTTDLQRNLEAESGLDLSKFFKDWFEGQGYPSYKVEWSQIGSSYVKVRMSQTTSHTSVSFLTCRLP
- a CDS encoding lytic transglycosylase domain-containing protein; the encoded protein is MILFFALCTGFIARANHVYDTSRKLLLASVDKNEKAGYINIGSNVVFPDVLTGNEAESLGYIEKFSENRRAYVIRTYNRGKKYFPKVSAILKKYDLPDELKMLIALESAFNANAVSKAGAVGYWQFMDEVAREYGLKYVPKHRIVTKKVTVKGKKQLKKVIVKRQPAGRDDRKNFNKSTHAAARYLKDRSRNLDNNLLLMVASYNCGVGNVWEAIKKTGKADPDFWDIKDHLPAETRAYVMNFITLNVLFHNYDKFTGNNLNFTPARIRIDNMETHMTEALDEASNEK
- a CDS encoding AI-2E family transporter, producing MPSTFNNRLRQIILLLVIILLAILLLNQLFIFLPGFLGAITLYILLRDSFYYLTIKKRWKKTGTAVLFILGSLVVIALPLYFSIRLISSELSVILNNPTELIADAKIVGQKIFDVTGIQLMNEQNILTFQKQAAAIIPSLLNSSAAILSNFAVMFFLMYFLLANGREVERFLDRFIPLKEENIDMLSQETKNMIRANAIGIPVLAIIQGIIATIGYWIFGVKDFGLWGFLTGVFSMVPIVGSAVIWAPLTAYLFAIDKTGHAVGLLIYAVVLISNIDYVIRLTLLRKFMDVHPLITVFGVIVGLGLFGFWGVIFGPLLISYFIILIRIYMNEFGKPANAS
- a CDS encoding MarR family transcriptional regulator; this translates as MGIEKDISQQSFRNDHQKGIINLIYTYNWVNEKMKAFFEKEGITGQQFNILRILRGAGAPISTLQIRERMLDKMSDTSRIVDRLVLKGLAQKNICKNDKRLVDVSITAKGKKLLGKIDGHEKEMDSIFGNLSEAEAGQLNKLLDKIRQ